The Oncorhynchus gorbuscha isolate QuinsamMale2020 ecotype Even-year linkage group LG08, OgorEven_v1.0, whole genome shotgun sequence DNA window AAGGATCTGAACAGaacaacaatacaaaacaaccacCACATTAAAGTTATAAAATAGTTTAGAAATAGTATATCCTCTCATCTGATTATGTTGGGTTTTCCCTTCATAGATATAGAACACTGATAACATTGATGCTTGTGTTACTATGGTGATGGCATAGAGTCAATATTTATTGCTGGCATATTTGTGTcatcttttttgggggggagggggaggtggaggcataGAGTCcgagccactttaataattggatgtaataaatgtatcattaGTTACTTAAACAAtgacactttatataatgtttacataccctacattactcatgtcatatgtatatactgtactcatatgtatatactgtatgtatatactgtaccatctactgcatcttgcctatgcagttcggccatcgctcatccatatatttatatgtacacatTCTtaatcattcctttacacttgtgtgtataaggtagttattgtgaaattgttagattacttgttagatattactgcatggtcggaactagaagcacaagcatttcgctacactcacatgaacatctgctaatcatgtgtatgtgaccaaaaaatgtgatttgtTGGAATCAGTTTATCTCACAGGGAACCTTTCCTCATACAGTACGCACTGGACTCAGTCACTTTGTTGAAGGATTTGCGATAGGTTGTGTTGCGGCTGTTGACGACGTGGAGAGTGTTCTCCAGCGCTCGGATCTCCTTCTCCATCTTGCGGATCTTGGCGTCCAAATCGTCTCCCTCACGTTGGAGCTCCTCCTTCTCTTGGGCAGCCTTATGAAAAGCACATCACCCACGGTAGAAAGTAAAATGgtaaaacgttttttttctcAATTGATTTGTAAACAAAGTTCCATGTTCTCAAAACAATTAACAACTGTCAAAACTACAgttgcaagaaaaagtatgtgaaccctttggaattacctggatttctgcataaattggtcaagAAATGTGATCTTcctctaagtcacaacaatagacaaacacagtgtgcttcaactaataacacacaaattattgtattttccttgcctatattgaatacataatttaaacattcagtaTAGGTtgaaaaaagtatgtgaacccctaggctaatgacttttccaaaagcgaattggagtcaggagtcagctaacctggagtccaatcaatgagacgagattggatattttggttagagctgccctggaATATAAAAAACGATCAAAAAATCTGATTTTGCTATTCAcatgaagcattgcctgatgtgaaacATGACTCGAACAAAAGACCaaaagacctaagattaagaattgttgacttgcataaagctggaaagggttacaaaagtatctctaaaagccttgatgttcatcagtccacagtaagacaaattgtctataaatggagaaagttcaacactgttgctactctccctaggagtggctgtcctgcaaagatgactgcaagagcaaaGCACAGCATGCTCAATGGAGGTTAAGAATaatcctagtgtcagctaaacacttacagaaatctctggaacatgctaacttctctgttctctgttgagTCTACAACACGTAAAACACtaaagaatggtgttcatgggaagacaccatggaagaagcccATGCTGTCTAAAAAacccattgctgcacgtctgaagttcgcaaaagcgcacctggatgttccacagcgctactggctaaatattctgtggacagatgaaactacagttgagttgtttggaagaaacacaacactgtatggagaaaaaaaaggcacagcacaccaacatcaaaacctcatcccaactgtaaagtatggtgaagggagcatcatggtttgggctccTGTCCTGGACAACTTGCTATCGTCGACGGAAAaattaattcccaagtttatcaagacattttgcaggagaatgtaaggctctgtcccccaattgaagctcaacagaagttgtgtgatgcaacaggacaacgacccaaatcaaaagaatggcttcaacagaagaaaatcctgacctcaacccgatggagatgctgtggcatgacctcgagagcggttcacaccagacatcacaagaatattgctgaactgaaacaatTTTGTAAataggaatggtccaaaattcctcctgaccgttgtgctggtctgatccgcaactatagaaaacgtttggttattgctgccaaaggagggtcaaccagttattaaatccaagggttcacataccgtACTTTTCCCACCCtccactgtgaatgtttacacggtgtgttcaataaagacataaaaacttataattgtttgtgttattagaTTAAGcaaactgtgtttgtctattgttgtcaAATTATATGAccgatttatgcagaaatccaggtaatttcaaagagtttacatacagtggggagaacaagtatttgatacactgccgattttacaggttttcctacttacaaagcatgtagatgtcaaatcaaaaatccagaaaatcacattgtatgatttttaagtaattaatttgcattttattgcatgacataagtatttgatcacctaccaaccagtaagaattccggctctcacagacctgttagtttttcttcaagaagccctcctgttctccactcattacctgtattaactgcacctgtttgaaatcattacctgtataaaagaaacCTGTCCACACACAATCAagcagactccaacctctccacaatggccaagaccagagagctgtgtaaggacatcagggatgaaattgtagacctgcacaaggctggcatgggctacaggacaataggcaagtagcttggtgagaaggcaacaactgctgGCGCAAATATTCAAAAATttaagaagttcaagatgacggtcaatccccctcggtctggggctccgtgcaagatctcacctcgtggggcatcaatgatcatgaggaaggtgagggatcagcccagaactacacgacaggacctggtcaatgacctgaagagagctgggaccacagtatcaaagaaaaccattagtaacacactacgccgtcgtagactaaaatcctgcagcgcatgcaaggtccccctgctcaagccagcgcatgtccaggcccgtctgaagaggaggaatgggagaaggtcaggtggtctgatgagacaaaaatagagctttttggtctaaactccactcgccgtgttttgaggaagaagaaggatgagtacaaccccaaaaacaccatcccaactgttaAGCATGGAGGtgaaaacatcattctttggggatgcttttctgcaaaggggacaggacgactgcaccgtattgaggggaggatggatggggccatgtatcgcgaaatcttggccaacaacctccttgcctcagtaagagcattgaagatgggtcgtggcctggtctttcagcatgacaacgacccgaaacacacagccagggcaactaaggagtggctccgtaagaagcatctcaaggtcctggagtggcctagccagtctttagacctgaacccaatagaaaatctttggtgggagctgaaagtccgtattgcccagcgacagccccgaaacctgaaggatctggaaaaggtctgtatggaggagtggggcAAAATCCCTACctcagtgtgtgcaaacctggtcaagaactacaggaaacgtatgatctctgtaattgcaaacaaaggtttctgtaccaaatattaagttctgctgtatcaaatacttatgtcatgcaataaaatgcaaattaattacataaaaatcaatctgattttctggatttttgttttagattccgtctctcacagtttaagtgtatctatgataaaaattgcagacctctacatgctttgtaagtaggaaaacctgcaaaatcggcagtgtatcaaatacttcttCTCCCCACTGTACTTTTTCTtgacactgtatatattttttcacaATAAGCCAAATCAATTATTAACTGAAGCAATAGTTTTTTTTTGGTGTCTGAAGGAATTCTCACCTTGATCACATAATAAGCCTGTGATTTTTCCTCTTCTCCCTCGGGAGCAGCCATTGAGACAGTCATAATCTCATAGCGTTTCCTCATCTTGTCGACCTTGGACAGTCTCTCATGCACCTCAGCACTgaaattaatcaatcaatgtatGCATAGAATAATTTGAGAGTGCTCTTCCCGACCATTGATGGCCTGATAAATCCTACCCCCGTAAACCTATGTGTAATTTCCTCCACATTTAAAATGTGCTGAGCTTGAGGCATATTTCAGAGAAgtttttattgttattcttatgtAGTAAATATTTTAGTTTCCATTTTCAttgttttgatttattttttcCTGTGACGCACATtgcatgtctgaaatgtgctgtataaataaagcttgatttgattagACATAGAATATACACAATGGCTCAAAACACCAAGTGTCCAGCTATCCTATGTTCAATTCATTGGACATCTTTCTTTTCAAGGGCCGCATTACCACTTTATAGGAGCCTTGGGCCAACCCCCTCGTATGGCACTGGATCATCAAGCCCTGTATTCAGagagcatctcagagtaggagtgctgatctggaatcagtccccccccccgtccatacaatcttattcattatgatctaaaagactCTGAATATCTGAATATGGGCCCAGGTATGTTAGTACTGGGAAGGAGAAAAAGTCTGCACACCCTGTGGATCCCCATGACCAGGTTCAGGGTTTAAAGGCATCAGATAAATAGCCTCAAtggccaaaatcccaaagtatccctttaagaacACGTCACTATACTGTATGGGTAATAGGGTATCTTTTGGGAGCCCGTCTTAGACATACCTGAGTCCTTGGCGCTCCTGGTCAGTGATCTTGACCTGCTTGTTGAGCATCTCCCGGTGCGCTTTAATCTCCTCCTCCCGTTCCCTCATGGCCGTCTGCAGCTGCAGCCGCCGTTTCTCCAGCGAGAGCACGCTGTCCGCCTTGTTGTACAGCAGGTCACGCAGACGCTTGATCTCCAGCTTCAGGATGTTGTCCTCCACCATGGTGTCCTGAAGGTCAAAGGTCAGAGGCAACGAGTGGCTGTGTAAGAGTACGAGTTTCACATAATCGTTTTATTTAATAAGATTGATAAAGTCAAGGTTGGCTGAGTAAAACTGCAGTGACAGTGACTGTGTGTGCGCCTGCGTTCTCACCTGCTTCTTGAGCCGGAGCTTCTTCAGTTCCTTGTCGGAGATGTGGTTGAACAGGTGCAGCTCCTCGATCTTGGTGGTTAGGTCACTCTTCTCAGCTCCCGTCTTCTCCGCCTCTTTCCTCACACAGCGAATATCATCCTGTCAGACGACAGAAACAGTAAAATCACAAAATGtctataaatatttttttatgattAGTTAAAATGTAATTATATGGTAACTGTAAATAGAGACTAATTTGAAAACAGAAaatttgagaaaaaaaaacaccaaCAATTTTTTATGATTTCTATGATAAGATAGGGTTGCAAGAAATAGTCTTCCTACTTTTAaggtgacaaaaacaacagaaataaCCAAATCATCAGGAAAAATAGTATCAAGAACATTCTACagtacgagagagagaggtctgtccaCCTGGAGCTTCTTGAGTTGGGTGGTGAGCATGGTGGccgtcctcttcttctcttccagcCTGTTGGCCAGCTTTTGGGCCTTCTTCTCCAGGACCTGCTTCTCCTCCGTGTTCACCTCGCCACGCAGACGCAACATCTTCCTCTCCAGCAGCTGGATCTGGAAGTCCTGGAGTAGCAAAGTTTGAGGTGGAGAGGGAGTTAGTGATGTACCCACTAGACCAAGCATACACCTCAAGACCAGCTGTATaggtcgtgaagagggcacgacaacacctttccccccctcaggacactgaaaagatttgaTTTGTTTACCCTAATGGTAGAGGGAGATGTGATGACATTAGGGCGAACGCTAGCTATAACGGTCATGGTGGTAGAAATAGATAATGATCATATGGCAGTGGTCTAAGGGCTATCTGAAAGCGTCTGTTGAATGACCATGCTGTTATTACTATTCAAGTCGAAGGTTATTTGTCACACGCGCCGattacaacagaccttacagtgaaatgcttaattacaagcccttaaccaacaaaaaacagttaagaaaaatatgagttaagaaaaaaacatttactaaataaactaaagtaaaaaaataaaagagcaacaataaaataacaataacgaggatatatacagggggtacaggttagtcgaggtaattgaggtaatatgtacacataggtaggggtaaagtgactatgcatagataataaacagggtgtGTATTGCATATTGTTAGTGATAGGAAAATAACAACTAGAGAAAGAATAGTGTTTCTGCTGTCTAGCCTGGTTGTAGATGATCTCCTGCTGCTTGAGGGAGTTCTGGTCCAGTTTACTGAGGCGGCTGTCCAGGTTGGAGAGAACCACCCGGCTCCCAGAGAGCACGGCCATGGAGTCTTTCTCCTTCAACCTCAGGGCCTGTACCTCCTGGCTCTCGCGGAACAGCACCTCGCGGTGGCGGTGCAGTTGGGCGTCCATGTCCTGCAGCCCACGACAGACGCAGAATGAGACAGTTCACCACAACATGGTCAAGAGTACATTAACCAACACAATGTGACACTGAAGTCAACACATGGTTCACCAGCTCCAAAGAAAGACATCCGAGATGTTTCCCTGGTTGGCAAAATTATGAAAGAGAACCAATACACAATGTAACACTACATTCCTCATGGGAATGAATAGAATGACATCAGCGCATCTAAATGAAAATAACTAAATGtgagaatacagtcagtcagaatAGGATTTAATGTATCAGTTTGATTGATACAATGTTCATATACTTTTAAATATCTAGCGATATCGAGTTCATATTGTGACCATTGCAAGGTAAAATGCACAGTTAGCTCAAAGCAAACGCAGCCTGCCATCCCAGTACCATGCAGACACTCTTTCCGATAAACATACTGATATTAGAACAAAAACATTGTTTTATCATGTGGAGTGCACTCACTTTGATAGTTTGCTCCTCTTCCTTCAGTACTTGCTCCATCTGAGCGGCCCTCTCCTCCACGCTGAGGGTCGTCTCAGTCACTGTCTTCAGCTTCTCCTCCAGGGCTGTGTTATGAAGCTTGGCCCCCTTTATCCTGGGCCAGgttcgttcacacacacacacacacacacacacacacacacacacacacacacacacacacacacacacacacacacacacacacacacacacacacacacacacacacacacacacacacacacacacacacacacacacacacacacacgaactagTGAGAGGGTGGGTGTTCCACATAATTACATATAGAATCCCTGTGAGGGGATTCATTTAAATGTAAACGGTTAGTTCCCCCCAAAACGATGCCTCCAATTATTcctatttgactggtactgaggCCTGCCAATCTCTATGTCACACTTGTTGTTTTTGTCCTGGATGTCCTTTTTCATGTTGGCTAGCTGGGACCTCATGGACTCGACATCAGTAGCTGCTCTGTCCACTGTCCCTTTCAGACTCTCCAACTAGAAAGAGATATGTGATAATAACATATAAGACAAGCCATCATTCCCATAGAAAGAAGTCATACAGAATAAAAATACCTGTCAGCAGAAAGCTGACTTTTTTAATCACTTTCTTGAACAAGACACTATAAATGTAATTACATGCATATAAATGCTGATGAATTGCTGATGAATTGCAATGTTATAATGCCTGTAAATATTTGCAAATGATGAAAAACGAATTTGTTAATGTTTCATCCTGGGAAGAAAGctagggacaacagacacacaacagacagactcacctCGTCCTGTAGTCTGGTGCGGTTACTCTCCTGCTCCTGGAACTCCCGTCTCAGCTTGGCCGCCTGCCGGTCGGCCATGGCTATCTTCTTCTCGTACTCCTTGTTGTTCTCCGTCTCGCTCTCCAGGAAGGCCTTCTTCTCCTTGAtcactccattcctctctctgatGTCCTGGTTGACTTGGGTGAGGAGCTGGAAATATATAGCAAAATCCATTGCTTACATTGTCAGGCCATTATTTTTTAGAAACTTCACAGTTGTACATCAGTCACTTTCATGTAGCCTTTTTTATGATTTTGATGGACTAATCTTAAGAAGGTGTCGTAATATGAAAAGGGGTGTTGAAACAGTGTTGTTTCAACTATAAAAAACCTATAAAACACATGTAATCGTTTCTGGACCAAGTGATTATGTGAAAAAGTAAACTAGTGTCTTTACAATAGTTTCAAACTGCTATAATATTCCTAGCCTAGTTGAAATTGACAAAATGATAGTGAAGCAAAGTGAGTGTAGCATTCAATCTGGTTTATCCAGGCTATGATATCCCATCGTCATCTTAAATAttgtatgactgactgactgtaatgACTGCAggctgccatctagtggttaCCATTGAACACTGCTGCATCTCGCTATCTCTTTTCTTCATCTGCTCGATGGTGTTCTCCCACTGGTGGATCAGCTCCTGTCTCTCTAGGTGAGCCTGGCGGAAGTTTTCTGCTGTCTTATCCAGACCAATCTGTTGGCAGAGCACAACTACAATACATGAGACACACTCTGATGGATATCAACAGGGAAAAAGAAATGCTTTCTGTTTGATGTGGGAAGTATAAATCTCTAGTGTGTCAACAATGGACACACAGTAGCTTAAATGTCAACAAAATATTATTCGTTGACTGATATTCCCGTGTTGTTCTGTACTAGTTAATGTACTGAACTGTAAGATAGCTGGTGTTTTAGACCTGTGCTGATATGGTCTCAGTCAGTTCGTTGTCCAGTGCCTTGTGCTTTTGGTTGGCCTCAAGCGTCATCTTCTCTATCAACAAAGTGAGCTCCTGTAAACAAAGAATGCAAACAGTAGTTTAGAAAATAGATTGTTGTACTGTTCATTAAGAATATCCCATTGTCAGTGAATTGTTCATTCTAGAGGATCCTGAAAGGAATGTAGTTGCTTGCCACTGTAACTGAGATCCAAGACCACACAGGTTTTCGTACCCACATCAGTCGGTTACTCACAACACCCATGACGTACCCGTATCCTGCTCTCATCCTGCTGGGCGTACTTGATGATGGCCATGGTGTCCTCGTCCTTGTGTGCCGACTCCTCAAGCCAGGCATCCAGGGTCTGCTGGTCCCAATTCAGCTGGCTTTTCAGCTCTTCCAGCTTCTGGGTGGCTTTGAAGATGTTGTTCTGAGGAAACAGATGGCTAGACATTTATCTAATACAGTGGAACATACACTGCATATATTGTATGTTCTGGTGAATACTAGCAGTTGGAAATAGAACTACAGGCCAGAGAATTCTcagtcatggagagagagagaggtctttcctCAAAACAATGCTGTTTTGAGGAAAGACCTCTATTTTAGAACAGAAAGACCAGGATGTTGATGGTACGTAGAATAACCTCTTGTGCATTCTTCTTCTCCCTCAGAGCTCCAAGCTCGTTGTCCAGCTGTGCAATCTCCTGACGCAGGcggcccacctctctctctgccagggcCTTGAAATGCATCTCCGACTCAGTCTCTTTCTCCCTGGCTTTGCACAGAGCCTGATACAGTACAGATACAAAATAAACCAGTTATAGGACAGCAtttcaaagttgttgcaaaacAATTACTGACATACCTGTGTTCGCATGGTATTATTAATTCATCCTTGCATAAACATAATTACTTAGCAATATAACTACCAGTCATACAGTAATGGGTGTAGATCTATGCATGAGCTAAATAGTTTTGGGTCAGAACCTCAGAAGTCTATTTTCATGGAATTCCAAAATGGGCAAGTAGCTTTACCTGAGTTTGAGATAACTCCTGCCTAACATTTGTCAGGTGTTCAGCCATGGCTTGTATTCTATCCTTGTATCCACCAAGTTTGTTCTCCAGTTGTAACTTCTGATTTTGTTTCATTTGAAGCTGTGGAGAGGCAGGAAGTGCAAATGACAGTCATATTTCACATTGGACTGATGTTCATCCCAGGTCACGTTACCTGTTTcgttttagctagctaacgttcgcTAACTAACTTAGATCCCTACCAACTGTCCGCTATGTAACTGGGGCAAAAATATTTCGATTTATATAAAATACAGATGAAACAAATGAAATGTCAGATATTCTGGTACAGATAATCTAATAAACTGTTAGCTAACAGACACTTACCTCATCTTCCAAACCTTTATTTTCTGCATTGGCAACTGGGATGGCAAAGCCCTCGTCCCAGCCTACCTCGGATAAAAGTATGTTCGACATTTTTTCTGTATGACTAAATTCCAAGTTTTAGAACTGAATATCAAGCCAGCCCAATATGCCAACTAATTATTTACAATAAGTAATAAATTCCTACTTTGTTCTATTTTTGACAACTTGTAAAGGGTCATAACATGCTACAAAACCGCCGTGTTGTCAATGCTGGCCCCTAGCAACCGTGTCAGGTGGTTAGTTACCACATCATCCGGTTGTAAAATAAAATCGCACGCGTCACAAGAGTGCCACACAACTACCACCACTTGGCAATGCATGCTACCGGAGTCACTGTACTCAGTTTATCCACTAAAAACTTTGTGAATCACACCAAAAGGTTAGAATTGAATTACTATTTTACAATAAACCCTCCTGCCTATTTTCTATCCAACTTACATAATTAACattgtaggccatcattgtaaataagaatttgttcttaactgact harbors:
- the ccdc39 gene encoding coiled-coil domain-containing protein 39 → MSNILLSEVGWDEGFAIPVANAENKGLEDELQMKQNQKLQLENKLGGYKDRIQAMAEHLTNVRQELSQTQALCKAREKETESEMHFKALAEREVGRLRQEIAQLDNELGALREKKNAQENNIFKATQKLEELKSQLNWDQQTLDAWLEESAHKDEDTMAIIKYAQQDESRIRELTLLIEKMTLEANQKHKALDNELTETISAQIGLDKTAENFRQAHLERQELIHQWENTIEQMKKRDSEMQQCSMLLTQVNQDIRERNGVIKEKKAFLESETENNKEYEKKIAMADRQAAKLRREFQEQESNRTRLQDELESLKGTVDRAATDVESMRSQLANMKKDIQDKNNKIKGAKLHNTALEEKLKTVTETTLSVEERAAQMEQVLKEEEQTIKDMDAQLHRHREVLFRESQEVQALRLKEKDSMAVLSGSRVVLSNLDSRLSKLDQNSLKQQEIIYNQDFQIQLLERKMLRLRGEVNTEEKQVLEKKAQKLANRLEEKKRTATMLTTQLKKLQDDIRCVRKEAEKTGAEKSDLTTKIEELHLFNHISDKELKKLRLKKQDTMVEDNILKLEIKRLRDLLYNKADSVLSLEKRRLQLQTAMREREEEIKAHREMLNKQVKITDQERQGLSAEVHERLSKVDKMRKRYEIMTVSMAAPEGEEEKSQAYYVIKAAQEKEELQREGDDLDAKIRKMEKEIRALENTLHVVNSRNTTYRKSFNKVTESSEEYQEKLKLDEQKRAAEEKYKYKRRQIRELQEDIQGMNNTLDNLLQEEAIQNVRTEETQSHIMSLNRELVSQQEKLHRVTKQCSKLTKEIRSAKKAKEETFEERDIELRELKDFNKNINKMLLVAMEEQPDLRSALHMYFVQANLPLPSPASTPTSRQSSKTNSARSSVSLRSAGSSASSSPRAASVQSPPVKTLELGLGLSVTSPPLTSPRDSHPPSSTSSSSGSKRQSP